The sequence CGGTCACCGGCTACAACCGCCTATAAAGCTATTATAATAATAATGCTGTTATTTGTTCTTATTCTTTTGATTAATGGATGCAGTCCAGATCTGCAAGATGCAGCTTCGGAAGAACCTGAAGACTCCGGGATTTCGGAATCGGAGGCGGTAATCCTGAATGGTGTCGAATTTACACTTGAACTGGCCCTAACCCCTGAACAAAGATCGACCGGGTTAATGTGGCGGGAGTCAATTGGAGAGAGTGAAGGCATGCTCTTTGTGTTTCCCGATGAAGAACCTTTTCCCACGGAGGTCAGTTTCTGGATGAAAAATTGCCTGGTGCCCATCGATGTG is a genomic window of Bacillota bacterium containing:
- a CDS encoding DUF192 domain-containing protein encodes the protein MLLFVLILLINGCSPDLQDAASEEPEDSGISESEAVILNGVEFTLELALTPEQRSTGLMWRESIGESEGMLFVFPDEEPFPTEVSFWMKNCLVPIDVIFINRKGIITAIHEMEPPLPGTPDEELATYPSRGPIQYAIEIRGGMAAELGLRVGNAIELRKDFLLPQAK